A single Opisthocomus hoazin isolate bOpiHoa1 chromosome 1, bOpiHoa1.hap1, whole genome shotgun sequence DNA region contains:
- the IRS2 gene encoding insulin receptor substrate 2 isoform X4 — protein sequence MASPAVLGLLPPLSSPPGPNLNNNNNNNRGVRKCGYLRKQKHGHKRFFVLRGPGGGEEAAGARLEYYESEKKWRNKSGAPKRVIALDSCLNINKRADAKHKYLIALYTKDEYFAVAAENEQEQEGWYRALTDLLNEGKAAGQGSPHRHLASPFSASCGAAAASLAGEDLSYGLLAPAAAAYREVWQVTLKPKGLGQSKNLTGVHRLCLSARTIGFVRLNCELPSVTLQLMNIRRCGHSDSFFFIEVGRSAATGPGELWMQADDSVVAQNIHETILEAMKALKELSEFRPRSKSQSSSSSSSGGAAGPGGGGASATHPITVPGRRHHHLVNLPPSQTGLLRRSRTDSLAAAAAKCAPCRVRTASEGDGCRVGSVAGSPMSPGPVRTPLSRSHTLSGGGRQAGKLLPVLAGGGLPSSRSMSMPASHSPPSAASPVSLSSSSGLGSEPAHPHHPQRPSSGSASVSGSPSDAGFISFDEYGSSPGGDPRPFSSSSTASNRSNTPESVAETPPVRDPGGGGGADLYGYVAMERPPSGRLCYRPCPDAAADRGHRKRTYSLTTPARQRPAPPQVSSASLDEYTLMRATFAGSAGRLFPACQAGASPKVTYTPYPEDYGDIEIGSHRSSGGSSTNLGPPAAPGRGGGGGGGGGGGGEDDGYMPMTPGVAAALGPGGRGGDDYVPMSPTSVSAPKQILQPRAGVGGGSPGNGSSYKTSSPGESSPDDSGYMRMWCGSKLSVESSDGRLSNGDYINMSPRDPQPGPQAPSLTPPDFFFTPSGHGSGEPPKPGCYSCSSLPRSYKSQGLAKDSDQYVFMNSPGRMIPEEAACGAGRSPAGAFAPSSHTVPSPLRHSRTESFLSQRCQRAARPSRLSLETLRTMLPSMNEHPLPDEPKSPGEYINIDFGDAAVYSPPSLPADSPASSLGSGTGQRRSPLSDYMNIDFGSQSPSQSGTVSVGSLEALSPGSSSSTSQPDGRYLKAAVGVACLSSPSDGGDYTEMTFGMATTPPQPIVQKPESARVTSPTAGVKRLTLSGVEAFILSSPLPDPNRGAKVIRADPQGRRRHSSETFSSTTTVTPVSPSFAHNPKRHNSASVENVSLRKSEGLEEEQGSSPMCRETSAGFQNGLNYIAIDVVDGTLAGCDKARSKGRHVLNGGINGVEMSAYASIDFLSHNLKEASAVKE from the exons ATGGCGAGCCCcgccgtgctggggctgctgcccccGCTGAGCTCCCCGCCCGGCCCCAacctgaacaacaacaacaacaacaaccggGGCGTGAGGAAGTGCGGGTACCTGCGCAAGCAGAAGCACGGCCACAAGCGCTTCTTCGTgctgcggggcccgggcggcggggaggaggcggcgggcgccCGGCTGGAGTACTACGAGAGCGAGAAGAAATGGAGGAACAAGTCCGGGGCGCCCAAGCGGGTGATCGCCCTGGACTCCTGCCTCAACATCAACAAGCGGGCGGACGCCAAGCACAAGTACCTCATCGCCCTCTACACCAAGGACGAGTACTTCGCCGTGGCGGCCGAGAacgagcaggagcaggagggctggTACCGGGCTCTCACCGACCTGCTCAACGAGGGCAAGGCGGCCGGGCAGGGGTCCCCCCACCGCCACCTCGCGTCCCCCTTCTCCGCCTCCTGCGGCGCGGCCGCCGCCTCCCTGGCCGGCGAGGACCTCAGCTACGGGCTGCTCGCCCCGGCCGCCGCTGCCTACCGGGAGGTCTGGCAGGTGACGCTGAAGCCCAAGGGCTTGGGGCAGAGCAAAAACCTCACCGGCGTCCACCGGCTCTGCCTCTCGGCCCGCACCATCGGCTTCGTGCGCCTCAACTGCGAGCTGCCCTCGGTCACGCTGCAGCTGATGAACATCCGCCGCTGCGGCCACTCCGACAGCTTCTTCTTCATCGAGGTGGGGCGCTCGGCGGCCACCGGCCCCGGCGAGCTCTGGATGCAGGCGGACGACTCGGTGGTGGCCCAGAACATCCACGAGACCATCCTGGAGGCCATGAAGGCGCTGAAGGAGCTGTCCGAGTTCCGGCCCCGCAGCAAGAgccagtcctcctcctcctcctcctccgggggggccgccgggcccggcggcggcggcgcctccGCCACCCACCCCATCACCGTGCCCGGGCGCCGGCACCACCACCTGGTCAACCTGCCCCCCAGCCAGACCGGCCTCCTCCGCCGCTCCCGCACCGACAgcctggccgccgccgccgccaagtGCGCGCCGTGCCGGGTGCGGACGGCCAGCGAGGGCGACGGCTGCCGGGTGGGCTCGGTGGCCGGCAGCCCCATGAGCCCGGGCCCCGTGCGGACCCCACTCAGCCGCTCGCACACGCTTAGCGGCGGGGGCCGGCAGGCGGGGAAGCTGCTGCCGGTGctggccggcggcgggctgccgaGCAGCCGCTCCATGTCCATGCCCGCCTCCCACTCGCCCCCCTCGGCCGCCAGCCCCGtcagcctctcctccagcagcGGGCTCGGCTCCGAGCCCGCCCACCCGCACCACCCGCAGCGCCCATCCAGCGGCAGCGCCTCCGTCTCCGGCTCCCCCAGCGACGCCGGCTTCATCTCCTTCGACGAGTACGGCTCCAGCCCGGGCGGCGACCCGCggcccttctcctcctcctccaccgccaGCAACCGCAGCAACACCCCCGAGTCGGTAGCCGAGACCCCGCCGGTGCGggaccccggcggcggcggcggcgccgacCTCTACGGCTACGTGGCGATGGAGCGGCCCCCGAGCGGCCGCCTCTGCTACCGGCCGTGCCCCGACGCCGCGGCCGACCGGGGCCATCGGAAGCGGACCTACTCCCTGACCACGCCGGCCCGGcagcggcccgccccgccgcaggtCTCCTCCGCCTCCCTCGACGAGTACACGCTGATGCGGGCCACCTTTGCCGGCAGCGCCGGCCGCCTCTTCCCTGCCTGCCAGGCCGGGGCTTCCCCCAAAGTCACCTACACCCCCTACCCCGAGGACTACGGGGACATCGAGATCGGCTCCCACCGCAGCTCCGGCGGCAGCAGCACCAacctggggccgccggcagcgccggggcggggaggaggaggaggcggcggcggcggcggcgggggagaggATGACGGCTACATGCCCATGACCCCCGGCGTGGCCGCAGCCTTAGGGCCGGGAGGCCGGGGCGGCGATGACTACGTGCCCATGAGCCCCACCAGTGTCTCGGCCCCCAAGCAGATCCTGCAGCCCCGGGCGGGGGTGGGTGGCGGGTCTCCCGGGAACGGGAGCAGCTACAAGACCAGCTCACCCGGGGAGAGCTCCCCTGACGACAGCGGGTACATGCGGATGTGGTGCGGCTCCAAGCTGTCCGTGGAGAGCTCAGACGGGAGGCTGAGCAACGGCGACTATATCAACATGTCCCCTCGGGACCCTCAGCCTGGGCCCCAGGCtccctccctcaccccccccGACTTCTTTTTCACCCCTTCGGGGCACGGGTCCGGCGAGCCCCCCAAGCCTGGCTGCTACTCCTGCAGCTCCTTGCCCCGCTCCTACAAGAGCCAGGGCCTGGCGAAGGACAGCGACCAGTACGTGTTCATGAACTCCCCGGGGAGGATGATCCCGGAGGAGGCGGCGTGCGGAGCGGGCCGGTCCCCCGCCGGCGCCTTCGCACCCTCCAGCCACACGGTGCCTTCGCCCCTGCGGCACAGTCGGACCGAGAGCTTCCTCAGCCAGCGATGCCAGCGGgcagcccggcccagccgcctCTCCCTGGAGACCCTGCGGACGATGCTGCCCAGCATGAACGAGCACCCTCTGCCGGACGAGCCCAAGAGCCCCGGCGAATACATCAACATCGACTTCGGGGATGCTGCCGTCTATTCGCCCCCCTCGCTGCCCGCCGACAGCCCGGCCTCCTCCCTGGGCTCGGGCACGGGGCAGAGGCGCTCCCCTCTCTCTGACTACATGAACATCGACTTCGGGTCGCAGTCTCCCTCCCAGTCGGGCACGGTCTCAGTGGGCTCCCTGGAAGCGCTCTCGCCAGGCTCTTCCTCCAGCACCAGCCAGCCCGACGGGCGCTACCTGAAGGCGGCTGTGGGGGTGGCCTGTTTGTCCAGCCCGTCCGACGGTGGGGATTACACCGAGATGACCTTTGGCAtggccaccaccccaccccagcccatCGTTCAGAAGCCAGAGAGCGCCCGAGTCACCAGCCCCACGGCTGGGGTGAAGAGGCTCACCCTCTCTGGGGTGGAGGCTTTCATTCTCTCCAGCCCTCTCCCAGACCCGAACCGGGGGGCCAAGGTCATCCGGGCGGATCCCCAGGGGCGCAGGAGGCACAGCTCGGAAACGTTCTCCTCCACCACCACTGTGACCCCAGTGTCCCCCTCCTTCGCACACAACCCCAAACGGCACAACTCGGCCTCGGTGGAGAACGTGTCCCTCAGGAAAAGCGAAGGCCTGGAGGAGGAGCAGGGTAGCAGCCCCATGTGCCGGGAGACCTCGGCTGGCTTCCAGAATGGCCTCAACTACATCGCCATCGACGTGGTGGACGGGACCCTGGCGGGCTGTGACAAAGCCAGGTCAAAAGGCAGGCACGTCCTGAACGGGGGCATCAACGGGGTGGAGATGAGCGCCTACGCCAGCATAGACTTTCTGTCTCACAACCTGAAAGAAGCGAGTGCTGTGAAAG agtga
- the IRS2 gene encoding insulin receptor substrate 2 isoform X1 has translation MASPAVLGLLPPLSSPPGPNLNNNNNNNRGVRKCGYLRKQKHGHKRFFVLRGPGGGEEAAGARLEYYESEKKWRNKSGAPKRVIALDSCLNINKRADAKHKYLIALYTKDEYFAVAAENEQEQEGWYRALTDLLNEGKAAGQGSPHRHLASPFSASCGAAAASLAGEDLSYGLLAPAAAAYREVWQVTLKPKGLGQSKNLTGVHRLCLSARTIGFVRLNCELPSVTLQLMNIRRCGHSDSFFFIEVGRSAATGPGELWMQADDSVVAQNIHETILEAMKALKELSEFRPRSKSQSSSSSSSGGAAGPGGGGASATHPITVPGRRHHHLVNLPPSQTGLLRRSRTDSLAAAAAKCAPCRVRTASEGDGCRVGSVAGSPMSPGPVRTPLSRSHTLSGGGRQAGKLLPVLAGGGLPSSRSMSMPASHSPPSAASPVSLSSSSGLGSEPAHPHHPQRPSSGSASVSGSPSDAGFISFDEYGSSPGGDPRPFSSSSTASNRSNTPESVAETPPVRDPGGGGGADLYGYVAMERPPSGRLCYRPCPDAAADRGHRKRTYSLTTPARQRPAPPQVSSASLDEYTLMRATFAGSAGRLFPACQAGASPKVTYTPYPEDYGDIEIGSHRSSGGSSTNLGPPAAPGRGGGGGGGGGGGGEDDGYMPMTPGVAAALGPGGRGGDDYVPMSPTSVSAPKQILQPRAGVGGGSPGNGSSYKTSSPGESSPDDSGYMRMWCGSKLSVESSDGRLSNGDYINMSPRDPQPGPQAPSLTPPDFFFTPSGHGSGEPPKPGCYSCSSLPRSYKSQGLAKDSDQYVFMNSPGRMIPEEAACGAGRSPAGAFAPSSHTVPSPLRHSRTESFLSQRCQRAARPSRLSLETLRTMLPSMNEHPLPDEPKSPGEYINIDFGDAAVYSPPSLPADSPASSLGSGTGQRRSPLSDYMNIDFGSQSPSQSGTVSVGSLEALSPGSSSSTSQPDGRYLKAAVGVACLSSPSDGGDYTEMTFGMATTPPQPIVQKPESARVTSPTAGVKRLTLSGVEAFILSSPLPDPNRGAKVIRADPQGRRRHSSETFSSTTTVTPVSPSFAHNPKRHNSASVENVSLRKSEGLEEEQGSSPMCRETSAGFQNGLNYIAIDVVDGTLAGCDKARSKGRHVLNGGINGVEMSAYASIDFLSHNLKEASAVKDAERNPPLEASWESWLGFAVGVGGEAGFSTAPLPWGRAGAGGGQLRPIWGHGGKGRRRTRREESTRASSASGVRG, from the exons ATGGCGAGCCCcgccgtgctggggctgctgcccccGCTGAGCTCCCCGCCCGGCCCCAacctgaacaacaacaacaacaacaaccggGGCGTGAGGAAGTGCGGGTACCTGCGCAAGCAGAAGCACGGCCACAAGCGCTTCTTCGTgctgcggggcccgggcggcggggaggaggcggcgggcgccCGGCTGGAGTACTACGAGAGCGAGAAGAAATGGAGGAACAAGTCCGGGGCGCCCAAGCGGGTGATCGCCCTGGACTCCTGCCTCAACATCAACAAGCGGGCGGACGCCAAGCACAAGTACCTCATCGCCCTCTACACCAAGGACGAGTACTTCGCCGTGGCGGCCGAGAacgagcaggagcaggagggctggTACCGGGCTCTCACCGACCTGCTCAACGAGGGCAAGGCGGCCGGGCAGGGGTCCCCCCACCGCCACCTCGCGTCCCCCTTCTCCGCCTCCTGCGGCGCGGCCGCCGCCTCCCTGGCCGGCGAGGACCTCAGCTACGGGCTGCTCGCCCCGGCCGCCGCTGCCTACCGGGAGGTCTGGCAGGTGACGCTGAAGCCCAAGGGCTTGGGGCAGAGCAAAAACCTCACCGGCGTCCACCGGCTCTGCCTCTCGGCCCGCACCATCGGCTTCGTGCGCCTCAACTGCGAGCTGCCCTCGGTCACGCTGCAGCTGATGAACATCCGCCGCTGCGGCCACTCCGACAGCTTCTTCTTCATCGAGGTGGGGCGCTCGGCGGCCACCGGCCCCGGCGAGCTCTGGATGCAGGCGGACGACTCGGTGGTGGCCCAGAACATCCACGAGACCATCCTGGAGGCCATGAAGGCGCTGAAGGAGCTGTCCGAGTTCCGGCCCCGCAGCAAGAgccagtcctcctcctcctcctcctccgggggggccgccgggcccggcggcggcggcgcctccGCCACCCACCCCATCACCGTGCCCGGGCGCCGGCACCACCACCTGGTCAACCTGCCCCCCAGCCAGACCGGCCTCCTCCGCCGCTCCCGCACCGACAgcctggccgccgccgccgccaagtGCGCGCCGTGCCGGGTGCGGACGGCCAGCGAGGGCGACGGCTGCCGGGTGGGCTCGGTGGCCGGCAGCCCCATGAGCCCGGGCCCCGTGCGGACCCCACTCAGCCGCTCGCACACGCTTAGCGGCGGGGGCCGGCAGGCGGGGAAGCTGCTGCCGGTGctggccggcggcgggctgccgaGCAGCCGCTCCATGTCCATGCCCGCCTCCCACTCGCCCCCCTCGGCCGCCAGCCCCGtcagcctctcctccagcagcGGGCTCGGCTCCGAGCCCGCCCACCCGCACCACCCGCAGCGCCCATCCAGCGGCAGCGCCTCCGTCTCCGGCTCCCCCAGCGACGCCGGCTTCATCTCCTTCGACGAGTACGGCTCCAGCCCGGGCGGCGACCCGCggcccttctcctcctcctccaccgccaGCAACCGCAGCAACACCCCCGAGTCGGTAGCCGAGACCCCGCCGGTGCGggaccccggcggcggcggcggcgccgacCTCTACGGCTACGTGGCGATGGAGCGGCCCCCGAGCGGCCGCCTCTGCTACCGGCCGTGCCCCGACGCCGCGGCCGACCGGGGCCATCGGAAGCGGACCTACTCCCTGACCACGCCGGCCCGGcagcggcccgccccgccgcaggtCTCCTCCGCCTCCCTCGACGAGTACACGCTGATGCGGGCCACCTTTGCCGGCAGCGCCGGCCGCCTCTTCCCTGCCTGCCAGGCCGGGGCTTCCCCCAAAGTCACCTACACCCCCTACCCCGAGGACTACGGGGACATCGAGATCGGCTCCCACCGCAGCTCCGGCGGCAGCAGCACCAacctggggccgccggcagcgccggggcggggaggaggaggaggcggcggcggcggcggcgggggagaggATGACGGCTACATGCCCATGACCCCCGGCGTGGCCGCAGCCTTAGGGCCGGGAGGCCGGGGCGGCGATGACTACGTGCCCATGAGCCCCACCAGTGTCTCGGCCCCCAAGCAGATCCTGCAGCCCCGGGCGGGGGTGGGTGGCGGGTCTCCCGGGAACGGGAGCAGCTACAAGACCAGCTCACCCGGGGAGAGCTCCCCTGACGACAGCGGGTACATGCGGATGTGGTGCGGCTCCAAGCTGTCCGTGGAGAGCTCAGACGGGAGGCTGAGCAACGGCGACTATATCAACATGTCCCCTCGGGACCCTCAGCCTGGGCCCCAGGCtccctccctcaccccccccGACTTCTTTTTCACCCCTTCGGGGCACGGGTCCGGCGAGCCCCCCAAGCCTGGCTGCTACTCCTGCAGCTCCTTGCCCCGCTCCTACAAGAGCCAGGGCCTGGCGAAGGACAGCGACCAGTACGTGTTCATGAACTCCCCGGGGAGGATGATCCCGGAGGAGGCGGCGTGCGGAGCGGGCCGGTCCCCCGCCGGCGCCTTCGCACCCTCCAGCCACACGGTGCCTTCGCCCCTGCGGCACAGTCGGACCGAGAGCTTCCTCAGCCAGCGATGCCAGCGGgcagcccggcccagccgcctCTCCCTGGAGACCCTGCGGACGATGCTGCCCAGCATGAACGAGCACCCTCTGCCGGACGAGCCCAAGAGCCCCGGCGAATACATCAACATCGACTTCGGGGATGCTGCCGTCTATTCGCCCCCCTCGCTGCCCGCCGACAGCCCGGCCTCCTCCCTGGGCTCGGGCACGGGGCAGAGGCGCTCCCCTCTCTCTGACTACATGAACATCGACTTCGGGTCGCAGTCTCCCTCCCAGTCGGGCACGGTCTCAGTGGGCTCCCTGGAAGCGCTCTCGCCAGGCTCTTCCTCCAGCACCAGCCAGCCCGACGGGCGCTACCTGAAGGCGGCTGTGGGGGTGGCCTGTTTGTCCAGCCCGTCCGACGGTGGGGATTACACCGAGATGACCTTTGGCAtggccaccaccccaccccagcccatCGTTCAGAAGCCAGAGAGCGCCCGAGTCACCAGCCCCACGGCTGGGGTGAAGAGGCTCACCCTCTCTGGGGTGGAGGCTTTCATTCTCTCCAGCCCTCTCCCAGACCCGAACCGGGGGGCCAAGGTCATCCGGGCGGATCCCCAGGGGCGCAGGAGGCACAGCTCGGAAACGTTCTCCTCCACCACCACTGTGACCCCAGTGTCCCCCTCCTTCGCACACAACCCCAAACGGCACAACTCGGCCTCGGTGGAGAACGTGTCCCTCAGGAAAAGCGAAGGCCTGGAGGAGGAGCAGGGTAGCAGCCCCATGTGCCGGGAGACCTCGGCTGGCTTCCAGAATGGCCTCAACTACATCGCCATCGACGTGGTGGACGGGACCCTGGCGGGCTGTGACAAAGCCAGGTCAAAAGGCAGGCACGTCCTGAACGGGGGCATCAACGGGGTGGAGATGAGCGCCTACGCCAGCATAGACTTTCTGTCTCACAACCTGAAAGAAGCGAGTGCTGTGAAAG ATGCGGAACGCAACCCGCCCCTGGAAGcgtcctgggaaagctggttggGATTTGCTGTCGGCGTGGGAGGCGAGGCTGGCTTCTCCACCGCCCCGCTTCCCTGGGGGCgtgcgggggctggcggggggcagctGCGGCCAATTTGGGGCCACGGCGGTAAGGGAAGGCGGCGCACGAGGCGTGAGGAAAGCACGCGAGCATCGTCAGCCAGCGGCGTGCGGGGTTAG
- the IRS2 gene encoding insulin receptor substrate 2 isoform X2, with amino-acid sequence MASPAVLGLLPPLSSPPGPNLNNNNNNNRGVRKCGYLRKQKHGHKRFFVLRGPGGGEEAAGARLEYYESEKKWRNKSGAPKRVIALDSCLNINKRADAKHKYLIALYTKDEYFAVAAENEQEQEGWYRALTDLLNEGKAAGQGSPHRHLASPFSASCGAAAASLAGEDLSYGLLAPAAAAYREVWQVTLKPKGLGQSKNLTGVHRLCLSARTIGFVRLNCELPSVTLQLMNIRRCGHSDSFFFIEVGRSAATGPGELWMQADDSVVAQNIHETILEAMKALKELSEFRPRSKSQSSSSSSSGGAAGPGGGGASATHPITVPGRRHHHLVNLPPSQTGLLRRSRTDSLAAAAAKCAPCRVRTASEGDGCRVGSVAGSPMSPGPVRTPLSRSHTLSGGGRQAGKLLPVLAGGGLPSSRSMSMPASHSPPSAASPVSLSSSSGLGSEPAHPHHPQRPSSGSASVSGSPSDAGFISFDEYGSSPGGDPRPFSSSSTASNRSNTPESVAETPPVRDPGGGGGADLYGYVAMERPPSGRLCYRPCPDAAADRGHRKRTYSLTTPARQRPAPPQVSSASLDEYTLMRATFAGSAGRLFPACQAGASPKVTYTPYPEDYGDIEIGSHRSSGGSSTNLGPPAAPGRGGGGGGGGGGGGEDDGYMPMTPGVAAALGPGGRGGDDYVPMSPTSVSAPKQILQPRAGVGGGSPGNGSSYKTSSPGESSPDDSGYMRMWCGSKLSVESSDGRLSNGDYINMSPRDPQPGPQAPSLTPPDFFFTPSGHGSGEPPKPGCYSCSSLPRSYKSQGLAKDSDQYVFMNSPGRMIPEEAACGAGRSPAGAFAPSSHTVPSPLRHSRTESFLSQRCQRAARPSRLSLETLRTMLPSMNEHPLPDEPKSPGEYINIDFGDAAVYSPPSLPADSPASSLGSGTGQRRSPLSDYMNIDFGSQSPSQSGTVSVGSLEALSPGSSSSTSQPDGRYLKAAVGVACLSSPSDGGDYTEMTFGMATTPPQPIVQKPESARVTSPTAGVKRLTLSGVEAFILSSPLPDPNRGAKVIRADPQGRRRHSSETFSSTTTVTPVSPSFAHNPKRHNSASVENVSLRKSEGLEEEQGSSPMCRETSAGFQNGLNYIAIDVVDGTLAGCDKARSKGRHVLNGGINGVEMSAYASIDFLSHNLKEASAVKGIANAGCSKTEANRRNLTLREVQEDGKDERPTVCGASFEPN; translated from the exons ATGGCGAGCCCcgccgtgctggggctgctgcccccGCTGAGCTCCCCGCCCGGCCCCAacctgaacaacaacaacaacaacaaccggGGCGTGAGGAAGTGCGGGTACCTGCGCAAGCAGAAGCACGGCCACAAGCGCTTCTTCGTgctgcggggcccgggcggcggggaggaggcggcgggcgccCGGCTGGAGTACTACGAGAGCGAGAAGAAATGGAGGAACAAGTCCGGGGCGCCCAAGCGGGTGATCGCCCTGGACTCCTGCCTCAACATCAACAAGCGGGCGGACGCCAAGCACAAGTACCTCATCGCCCTCTACACCAAGGACGAGTACTTCGCCGTGGCGGCCGAGAacgagcaggagcaggagggctggTACCGGGCTCTCACCGACCTGCTCAACGAGGGCAAGGCGGCCGGGCAGGGGTCCCCCCACCGCCACCTCGCGTCCCCCTTCTCCGCCTCCTGCGGCGCGGCCGCCGCCTCCCTGGCCGGCGAGGACCTCAGCTACGGGCTGCTCGCCCCGGCCGCCGCTGCCTACCGGGAGGTCTGGCAGGTGACGCTGAAGCCCAAGGGCTTGGGGCAGAGCAAAAACCTCACCGGCGTCCACCGGCTCTGCCTCTCGGCCCGCACCATCGGCTTCGTGCGCCTCAACTGCGAGCTGCCCTCGGTCACGCTGCAGCTGATGAACATCCGCCGCTGCGGCCACTCCGACAGCTTCTTCTTCATCGAGGTGGGGCGCTCGGCGGCCACCGGCCCCGGCGAGCTCTGGATGCAGGCGGACGACTCGGTGGTGGCCCAGAACATCCACGAGACCATCCTGGAGGCCATGAAGGCGCTGAAGGAGCTGTCCGAGTTCCGGCCCCGCAGCAAGAgccagtcctcctcctcctcctcctccgggggggccgccgggcccggcggcggcggcgcctccGCCACCCACCCCATCACCGTGCCCGGGCGCCGGCACCACCACCTGGTCAACCTGCCCCCCAGCCAGACCGGCCTCCTCCGCCGCTCCCGCACCGACAgcctggccgccgccgccgccaagtGCGCGCCGTGCCGGGTGCGGACGGCCAGCGAGGGCGACGGCTGCCGGGTGGGCTCGGTGGCCGGCAGCCCCATGAGCCCGGGCCCCGTGCGGACCCCACTCAGCCGCTCGCACACGCTTAGCGGCGGGGGCCGGCAGGCGGGGAAGCTGCTGCCGGTGctggccggcggcgggctgccgaGCAGCCGCTCCATGTCCATGCCCGCCTCCCACTCGCCCCCCTCGGCCGCCAGCCCCGtcagcctctcctccagcagcGGGCTCGGCTCCGAGCCCGCCCACCCGCACCACCCGCAGCGCCCATCCAGCGGCAGCGCCTCCGTCTCCGGCTCCCCCAGCGACGCCGGCTTCATCTCCTTCGACGAGTACGGCTCCAGCCCGGGCGGCGACCCGCggcccttctcctcctcctccaccgccaGCAACCGCAGCAACACCCCCGAGTCGGTAGCCGAGACCCCGCCGGTGCGggaccccggcggcggcggcggcgccgacCTCTACGGCTACGTGGCGATGGAGCGGCCCCCGAGCGGCCGCCTCTGCTACCGGCCGTGCCCCGACGCCGCGGCCGACCGGGGCCATCGGAAGCGGACCTACTCCCTGACCACGCCGGCCCGGcagcggcccgccccgccgcaggtCTCCTCCGCCTCCCTCGACGAGTACACGCTGATGCGGGCCACCTTTGCCGGCAGCGCCGGCCGCCTCTTCCCTGCCTGCCAGGCCGGGGCTTCCCCCAAAGTCACCTACACCCCCTACCCCGAGGACTACGGGGACATCGAGATCGGCTCCCACCGCAGCTCCGGCGGCAGCAGCACCAacctggggccgccggcagcgccggggcggggaggaggaggaggcggcggcggcggcggcgggggagaggATGACGGCTACATGCCCATGACCCCCGGCGTGGCCGCAGCCTTAGGGCCGGGAGGCCGGGGCGGCGATGACTACGTGCCCATGAGCCCCACCAGTGTCTCGGCCCCCAAGCAGATCCTGCAGCCCCGGGCGGGGGTGGGTGGCGGGTCTCCCGGGAACGGGAGCAGCTACAAGACCAGCTCACCCGGGGAGAGCTCCCCTGACGACAGCGGGTACATGCGGATGTGGTGCGGCTCCAAGCTGTCCGTGGAGAGCTCAGACGGGAGGCTGAGCAACGGCGACTATATCAACATGTCCCCTCGGGACCCTCAGCCTGGGCCCCAGGCtccctccctcaccccccccGACTTCTTTTTCACCCCTTCGGGGCACGGGTCCGGCGAGCCCCCCAAGCCTGGCTGCTACTCCTGCAGCTCCTTGCCCCGCTCCTACAAGAGCCAGGGCCTGGCGAAGGACAGCGACCAGTACGTGTTCATGAACTCCCCGGGGAGGATGATCCCGGAGGAGGCGGCGTGCGGAGCGGGCCGGTCCCCCGCCGGCGCCTTCGCACCCTCCAGCCACACGGTGCCTTCGCCCCTGCGGCACAGTCGGACCGAGAGCTTCCTCAGCCAGCGATGCCAGCGGgcagcccggcccagccgcctCTCCCTGGAGACCCTGCGGACGATGCTGCCCAGCATGAACGAGCACCCTCTGCCGGACGAGCCCAAGAGCCCCGGCGAATACATCAACATCGACTTCGGGGATGCTGCCGTCTATTCGCCCCCCTCGCTGCCCGCCGACAGCCCGGCCTCCTCCCTGGGCTCGGGCACGGGGCAGAGGCGCTCCCCTCTCTCTGACTACATGAACATCGACTTCGGGTCGCAGTCTCCCTCCCAGTCGGGCACGGTCTCAGTGGGCTCCCTGGAAGCGCTCTCGCCAGGCTCTTCCTCCAGCACCAGCCAGCCCGACGGGCGCTACCTGAAGGCGGCTGTGGGGGTGGCCTGTTTGTCCAGCCCGTCCGACGGTGGGGATTACACCGAGATGACCTTTGGCAtggccaccaccccaccccagcccatCGTTCAGAAGCCAGAGAGCGCCCGAGTCACCAGCCCCACGGCTGGGGTGAAGAGGCTCACCCTCTCTGGGGTGGAGGCTTTCATTCTCTCCAGCCCTCTCCCAGACCCGAACCGGGGGGCCAAGGTCATCCGGGCGGATCCCCAGGGGCGCAGGAGGCACAGCTCGGAAACGTTCTCCTCCACCACCACTGTGACCCCAGTGTCCCCCTCCTTCGCACACAACCCCAAACGGCACAACTCGGCCTCGGTGGAGAACGTGTCCCTCAGGAAAAGCGAAGGCCTGGAGGAGGAGCAGGGTAGCAGCCCCATGTGCCGGGAGACCTCGGCTGGCTTCCAGAATGGCCTCAACTACATCGCCATCGACGTGGTGGACGGGACCCTGGCGGGCTGTGACAAAGCCAGGTCAAAAGGCAGGCACGTCCTGAACGGGGGCATCAACGGGGTGGAGATGAGCGCCTACGCCAGCATAGACTTTCTGTCTCACAACCTGAAAGAAGCGAGTGCTGTGAAAG GGATTGCAAATGCTGGGTGTTCAAAGACGGAAGCAAACCGAAGAAATCTGACACTTCGG GAAGTACAGGAAGATGGAAAAGATGAGAGACCCACCGTTTGTGGAGCAAGCTTTGAACCTAATTAA